From the Gallaecimonas mangrovi genome, one window contains:
- a CDS encoding patatin-like phospholipase family protein, whose amino-acid sequence MESLAKQALIVEGGAMRGIFAAGVLDAFISEQHYPFELIIAVSAGATNTVGYLGRHIGRSRKIISRLATTRRFFNPRRFALGGHLTDVHWLWHESCKVLPLNMDNFAKAPEFIAVVTDVDSGQAQYIPVTASNMDDVMLATCALPIAFKETPQIGDNTFTDGGMADSIPVAEAYRRGARDITVVLSHPLGYRMKPSRLPWLTQRIFKEHPNLAQTLLDRAKVYNASLDFIDNPPADCRLTVIAPPNDFAVSRLTMDRNKLDAGYQMGIEAGQQYLTERQQLLAASA is encoded by the coding sequence ATGGAGTCGTTAGCCAAGCAAGCCCTTATTGTTGAAGGTGGCGCCATGCGCGGTATTTTTGCCGCAGGGGTGTTGGACGCCTTTATCAGCGAGCAACACTACCCTTTTGAGCTGATCATTGCGGTGTCTGCCGGGGCCACCAACACTGTGGGTTATCTTGGCCGTCATATTGGGCGCAGCCGCAAAATTATTTCCAGGTTAGCCACAACAAGGCGCTTTTTTAATCCGCGCCGGTTTGCCCTAGGTGGCCACCTTACTGATGTGCACTGGCTGTGGCATGAGTCGTGTAAAGTGCTGCCGCTTAACATGGACAATTTCGCCAAAGCCCCCGAGTTTATTGCCGTGGTTACCGACGTGGATTCGGGCCAGGCGCAATATATTCCGGTGACCGCCAGCAACATGGACGATGTCATGCTCGCCACCTGCGCCTTGCCCATTGCCTTTAAGGAAACGCCGCAAATTGGCGACAACACCTTTACCGACGGCGGCATGGCCGATTCAATTCCGGTAGCAGAAGCTTACCGGCGCGGCGCCCGCGACATTACCGTGGTGCTATCACACCCCTTGGGTTACCGGATGAAACCAAGCCGGCTGCCGTGGCTAACCCAGCGCATATTTAAAGAGCACCCCAACCTGGCGCAAACCTTGTTGGACCGCGCCAAGGTTTATAACGCGTCCCTTGATTTTATCGACAACCCGCCAGCCGATTGCCGACTAACGGTAATAGCGCCGCCTAACGATTTTGCCGTTAGCCGCCTGACCATGGACCGCAATAAGCTCGATGCCGGTTATCAGATGGGTATTGAAGCAGGCCAGCAGTATCTTACTGAGCGCCAGCAGTTACTGGCCGCATCCGCCTAA
- the pckA gene encoding phosphoenolpyruvate carboxykinase (ATP), protein MRQIDLGQYGISAVQEVLYNPSYEQLFEEETRADLEGYEKGIVTTLGAVSVDTGIFTGRSPKDKYIVRDDTTKDTVWWSDQGKNDNKPISNEVWQDLKGLVTKQLSGKRLFVVDTYCGANSDTRLSVRFITEVAWQAHFVKNMFIRPTEAELKDFQPDFVVMNGAKTSNPNWQQQGLNSENFVAFNLTERMQLIGGTWYGGEMKKGMFSMMNYLLPLKGIASMHCSANVGKEGDVAIFFGLSGTGKTTLSTDPKRALIGDDEHGWDDDGIFNFEGGCYAKTINLSQEAEPDIYNAIRRDALLENVTVRADNSVDFDDGSKTENTRVSYPIYHIDNIVKPVSKAGHAKKVIFLTADAFGVLPPVSKLTKAQAEYYFLSGFTAKLAGTERGVTEPTPTFSSCFGAAFLSLHPTKYAEVLVKRMEAVGAEAYLVNTGWNGTGKRISIKATRAIIDAILDGSIENAEFVSLPYFGLAVPQALPGVEDQSILDPRATYASEADWEHKAVDLAQRFVDNFEKFTDNAEGKALVKAGPQL, encoded by the coding sequence ATGCGTCAAATCGATCTGGGCCAGTACGGTATCAGCGCCGTCCAGGAAGTCCTTTATAACCCAAGTTACGAGCAGCTTTTTGAAGAAGAAACTCGTGCAGATTTAGAGGGTTATGAAAAAGGCATCGTTACCACCCTCGGGGCTGTCTCCGTTGACACCGGTATCTTTACCGGCCGCTCGCCAAAGGACAAATACATTGTTCGCGACGACACCACCAAAGACACCGTCTGGTGGTCTGATCAAGGCAAAAACGATAATAAGCCGATCAGCAACGAAGTCTGGCAAGACCTCAAGGGTTTGGTAACTAAGCAACTTTCTGGTAAGCGTTTGTTCGTAGTAGACACTTACTGCGGAGCCAACAGCGACACTCGCCTGAGCGTGCGTTTTATTACCGAAGTTGCCTGGCAAGCCCACTTTGTTAAAAACATGTTCATTCGCCCAACGGAAGCTGAGCTGAAAGACTTTCAGCCTGACTTTGTGGTGATGAACGGCGCTAAAACCAGTAACCCCAACTGGCAACAGCAGGGCCTTAACAGCGAAAACTTCGTGGCCTTCAACCTGACCGAGCGCATGCAGCTGATCGGCGGCACTTGGTACGGCGGCGAAATGAAAAAAGGTATGTTCTCAATGATGAACTACCTGCTGCCGCTTAAAGGCATCGCCTCTATGCACTGCTCTGCCAACGTCGGTAAAGAAGGCGATGTAGCCATTTTCTTTGGCCTGTCCGGTACCGGTAAAACCACCTTGTCTACCGACCCGAAACGGGCACTGATTGGCGATGACGAACACGGCTGGGACGACGATGGTATCTTCAACTTTGAAGGTGGCTGCTACGCCAAAACCATCAACCTTAGCCAGGAAGCCGAGCCGGATATTTACAACGCCATTCGCCGTGATGCGCTGTTAGAAAACGTCACCGTGCGCGCCGATAACAGCGTTGATTTCGACGACGGCTCCAAAACCGAGAACACCCGGGTTTCCTACCCCATTTACCACATCGACAACATCGTTAAGCCAGTATCGAAAGCGGGCCATGCCAAAAAGGTTATTTTCCTGACTGCCGATGCCTTTGGTGTACTGCCGCCGGTATCCAAGCTCACCAAAGCCCAGGCCGAGTACTACTTTTTGTCTGGCTTTACCGCCAAACTGGCCGGTACCGAACGTGGCGTTACCGAACCCACCCCCACCTTCTCCAGCTGCTTTGGTGCCGCCTTTTTAAGCCTGCACCCCACTAAATACGCCGAAGTATTGGTAAAACGCATGGAAGCCGTTGGCGCTGAAGCGTACTTGGTTAACACCGGTTGGAACGGCACTGGCAAGCGGATTTCCATTAAGGCCACCCGCGCCATTATTGATGCCATTCTTGACGGCAGCATCGAAAATGCCGAGTTCGTTAGCCTGCCTTATTTTGGGCTGGCGGTGCCACAAGCGCTGCCGGGCGTCGAAGACCAATCCATTCTCGACCCCCGTGCTACCTATGCAAGCGAAGCTGACTGGGAGCACAAAGCCGTCGATCTGGCCCAGCGTTTTGTCGATAACTTCGAGAAGTTTACCGACAACGCCGAAGGCAAGGCGCTAGTGAAAGCGGGCCCACAACTGTAA
- a CDS encoding S8 family serine peptidase — MTRFRFFMTPLALAMVALPAAAQLSVASNADVIDKVKLKAVDTDKASQGPIKKLASKRYIVELTGKSVAAYGGNIKGLAAAQRTAKGTLNFSSASTKAYQSHLASEHSQTQTAFKAAFPNGQVKRSYSVVFNGMAVQGSHLNKAALASLPNVKAVYEDKLIQVKDAQSLATINASSAWSTLGAGTTGATAGSGIRVAVIDSGIRNDNAMFDDSGFTAPSDLPDDDYCHTTDSSFCNNKLIVARLYDAPDGTSSSEYTTSPTDYVGHGTHVAGIAVGDPVTATYQGSSYSISGVAPGAYLMVYKALFYDGSTASGDTSTLISAMEDAVSDGADVINNSWGGSAGVDPAESPFQQIYTNVEDAGVVIATAAGNDGNSSNTIDCPACIEAGIAVANSQDGQEFVNTVTVDGTSYEAVEGTSSVSLADLDSSDLTAPLLSAAVEDASNADGCDAFPSGTFTDSYALIERGTCTFTTKADNAEAAGALGIVVYDNESESLFTMAMDDASIPGVLISQSDGETIEALLAAGSEDVTLSADISQYIDDSLVDVMSSSSSRGPNGDASILKPDLAAPGTNILSATSPDSYDSDYTVMSGTSMATPHVAGAAALILAAHSDWTPQEVKAALTTTASTDVLDDDASTAATPFAMGAGRIDVGKAINAALSVSPVSLASGSCESSCSFSVDTTNLLDSSVTWVGTISFTSSAVTGTVTADSDVQGDDSNDMVLAADGTGSFTVAVDTSAASSDTWYFGTVTWTDSAGSEETAHMPVAVYVGDLDTSSTASASLTTTAGTVTAGNSLAASTVLTNGTVDDTLTVTTTIPSGVTVAGTPTATVSGGSQSSFSYDSSSQEMTWTGTLDAGATSLSSGPSWLSSLTSLTDGYSPYTISCSTACDDGEATIDVSAFGFTYMGTSVSTLTLGTNGYITVNDASVTNSATNDDLPSSRVSGGMLAPFWADLDLSGTGGWYYQEITDGTNSYLVIEWYDATLYGDTSGNSYSFQVIFELNSDNVYFHYLTLSDLPDDLTVGLQNNAGNVGDALYYDGSGTEPAAGDAYTVSYTSPGSVTLGYNISALPSAGDVTASTTEGSAVTVDLLSQLDSATYTIAATASGGDLDASSNAVFESDPDGDAADDGITITSEPASGTVTVADDGTTTYTPDRGFSGTDSFSYTLTDSAGNVSTAGTATITVTAATSSSSTSQSGGGGGGAFGWLPLLLLSLVGYRRRRR; from the coding sequence GTGACTAGGTTTCGCTTTTTTATGACCCCTTTGGCGCTGGCAATGGTGGCGCTGCCTGCGGCGGCGCAACTTTCTGTTGCCAGCAACGCTGACGTAATAGACAAAGTTAAGCTCAAGGCTGTTGATACCGACAAGGCCAGCCAAGGGCCAATAAAAAAGCTGGCCAGTAAGCGTTACATTGTTGAGCTAACCGGTAAGTCGGTAGCGGCTTATGGTGGCAACATTAAAGGCCTGGCCGCCGCCCAGCGCACAGCTAAAGGTACCCTCAATTTTTCCTCAGCCAGCACCAAAGCCTACCAAAGCCACCTTGCCTCGGAGCACAGCCAAACCCAAACCGCCTTTAAAGCGGCCTTCCCTAATGGCCAGGTAAAGCGCAGTTACAGCGTGGTGTTTAACGGTATGGCAGTGCAGGGCAGCCACCTGAATAAAGCTGCCTTGGCATCGCTACCCAATGTAAAAGCTGTCTACGAAGACAAGCTTATTCAAGTCAAAGACGCGCAATCGCTTGCAACCATCAATGCCAGTAGTGCCTGGTCGACCCTGGGTGCCGGTACGACCGGCGCTACCGCTGGCAGCGGTATTCGGGTTGCAGTTATCGACTCCGGTATTCGCAACGATAACGCCATGTTTGACGACAGTGGCTTTACCGCGCCCTCTGACTTGCCCGACGACGATTACTGTCACACCACCGACAGCAGCTTTTGTAATAACAAGCTGATTGTGGCGCGCCTGTACGATGCTCCCGATGGCACCTCCTCAAGTGAATACACCACCAGCCCCACCGACTATGTAGGCCATGGTACCCATGTGGCCGGTATTGCCGTGGGCGACCCGGTAACGGCCACCTATCAAGGCAGTTCTTACAGCATTTCCGGGGTGGCTCCTGGCGCCTATTTAATGGTGTATAAGGCGCTGTTTTATGATGGCTCGACCGCCTCGGGTGACACGTCAACGCTTATCTCGGCGATGGAAGACGCGGTGTCAGACGGCGCCGATGTCATTAATAACTCTTGGGGGGGCAGCGCCGGTGTTGACCCTGCTGAAAGCCCTTTTCAACAGATTTATACCAACGTTGAAGATGCCGGTGTGGTGATTGCTACCGCTGCCGGTAACGACGGCAACAGTAGCAATACCATTGATTGCCCGGCCTGTATTGAAGCGGGTATTGCGGTGGCAAACAGCCAGGATGGCCAAGAATTTGTGAACACCGTTACCGTTGATGGCACCAGCTATGAAGCGGTTGAAGGCACCTCTTCGGTGAGCCTTGCTGACCTTGATAGCAGCGACCTAACGGCGCCGTTGCTGTCGGCTGCGGTGGAAGATGCCAGCAACGCCGACGGTTGCGATGCTTTCCCTAGCGGCACCTTCACCGACAGTTATGCCCTTATTGAGCGTGGCACCTGTACCTTTACCACCAAAGCCGATAACGCCGAAGCCGCCGGAGCCCTGGGTATTGTGGTTTACGACAATGAATCGGAAAGCCTCTTTACCATGGCCATGGACGACGCCAGCATTCCAGGGGTGCTTATTAGCCAAAGTGACGGCGAGACCATTGAAGCCTTGCTGGCAGCCGGCTCGGAAGATGTGACCTTAAGTGCTGATATCAGCCAGTACATCGATGATTCATTGGTGGATGTGATGAGCAGCTCCTCGTCCCGTGGCCCCAACGGCGATGCCAGTATCTTAAAGCCAGACCTGGCGGCGCCCGGCACCAATATTCTTTCTGCCACCTCGCCCGACAGCTACGACTCTGACTACACAGTAATGAGCGGCACCTCTATGGCCACCCCGCATGTGGCAGGGGCGGCAGCGCTGATTTTAGCGGCCCATTCAGACTGGACGCCGCAAGAAGTGAAAGCCGCGCTTACCACCACCGCCAGCACCGATGTACTGGATGATGACGCCAGTACCGCCGCCACGCCGTTTGCCATGGGGGCTGGCCGTATTGATGTGGGTAAGGCCATTAACGCCGCGTTGTCGGTGTCGCCGGTGTCGCTAGCCAGTGGCAGTTGCGAATCAAGCTGTTCTTTTAGTGTTGATACCACCAACTTGCTTGATAGCAGCGTTACTTGGGTTGGCACCATCAGCTTCACCAGTTCTGCGGTAACCGGCACCGTTACCGCCGACAGCGATGTGCAGGGTGATGACAGTAACGACATGGTCCTCGCCGCCGACGGTACTGGCAGCTTTACCGTGGCGGTAGATACCTCGGCCGCCAGCTCTGATACTTGGTATTTTGGTACCGTCACCTGGACCGACAGCGCCGGTAGCGAAGAAACCGCCCATATGCCGGTTGCGGTCTATGTGGGGGATCTGGATACCAGCAGTACCGCCAGCGCTTCGCTAACTACCACGGCCGGCACCGTAACAGCCGGTAATAGTTTGGCCGCCAGCACCGTACTGACCAACGGCACTGTTGACGACACTCTCACCGTTACCACCACCATTCCTAGCGGTGTTACGGTGGCAGGCACCCCCACCGCAACGGTGTCGGGCGGCAGCCAAAGCAGCTTTAGTTATGACAGTTCCAGCCAGGAAATGACCTGGACCGGTACCTTGGATGCCGGTGCTACGTCGCTTAGCTCCGGGCCATCTTGGTTATCGAGCCTAACCTCTCTTACCGACGGTTATTCGCCTTACACCATCAGTTGCTCAACCGCCTGTGACGACGGTGAAGCCACCATTGATGTGTCGGCCTTTGGCTTTACCTATATGGGGACCAGCGTTTCAACCCTGACCCTTGGCACCAACGGTTACATTACCGTCAACGACGCCAGCGTAACGAACTCCGCCACCAACGACGACCTACCTTCCAGCCGGGTCAGTGGCGGTATGCTGGCACCTTTCTGGGCGGATTTAGATTTATCGGGTACCGGTGGTTGGTACTATCAGGAAATTACGGATGGCACCAACAGCTACCTGGTGATTGAGTGGTACGACGCTACTCTCTATGGCGATACCAGCGGTAACAGCTATAGCTTCCAGGTGATCTTTGAGCTGAACTCCGACAACGTTTACTTCCATTATCTGACCTTGTCAGACCTGCCCGATGACCTCACCGTTGGCCTGCAAAATAATGCCGGTAATGTTGGTGATGCCCTTTATTACGATGGTTCTGGCACCGAGCCTGCTGCTGGCGACGCCTACACCGTGAGCTACACCAGCCCAGGTTCGGTAACCCTTGGCTACAATATCAGCGCGCTGCCCAGTGCCGGTGATGTGACCGCCAGTACCACCGAGGGCAGCGCTGTTACCGTTGATTTGTTGTCGCAGTTAGACAGTGCCACTTACACCATTGCCGCTACTGCCAGCGGTGGCGATTTAGACGCGTCTTCCAACGCGGTGTTTGAATCTGACCCCGATGGCGATGCTGCCGATGACGGCATCACTATTACCAGTGAACCCGCCTCAGGTACGGTGACGGTAGCAGACGATGGCACCACCACTTACACCCCTGACAGAGGGTTCTCGGGCACCGACAGCTTCAGTTACACCCTGACCGACTCTGCCGGCAACGTCAGTACTGCTGGCACTGCCACCATTACCGTAACCGCGGCTACCAGCAGCAGTTCGACCAGCCAATCAGGTGGCGGCGGTGGTGGTGCCTTCGGCTGGCTGCCACTGTTGCTGCTGAGCCTGGTTGGTTACCGGCGCAGGCGCCGCTAA
- a CDS encoding S8 family serine peptidase, with amino-acid sequence MTPNSLFKLSPLMLALAAGTALAAELKPADNFKVFDQVTLRGDKIDKANLPSREYVADQYIVEFNDSPVAASSAVAVSSSTTTTSTSSLKPKINFASSAVKSHRAKIKSEQATAISSLGRKYPGAKVKRQYNVVFNGMVVQGKGIDMAQLKALPNVKAVYRDEVIQVKMDQSLPIINAPEAWAELGGRSTAGQGIRVAVVDSGIRPENPMFDDAGMPAPTDLPDDDYCHTTDPSFCNNKLIVARYYTASSSTASYEYTDSPLGWNGHGTHVAGTAVGVPVQVTYGAGTYDISGVAPGAYLMAYKALYYNGSTASGLGSSLISAVEDAVADGADVINNSWGGSAGGDPNQSAYKEVWENAEAAGVVVVSAAGNDGNSESTIGCPGCVESGITVANTQTGRSFVETLTVDGLGDFNAVEGTSSVQFASVDDSALTGSMIAASTIDSANVEGCDAFPDDAFAGSYALISRGSCTFTVKADNAAAAGAIGMVVYNSASGAPIIMSMDDATIPAVMVSQDDGATLETAAAEGALNITIDPDLVSYVDPSLVDVMNSSSSRGPNGDNSFIKPDLAAPGTNILSAYSPDEAGDADTQFAVLTGTSMASPHVAGSAALVLAAHPDWTPAEVKSALVNTSNTAVLDDDGETPATPFAMGAGRLDVSQAINSALALAPVSLSGPDCVSACSFEVDTTSLVGYKASWTGAVSFENSTVSGSLSVDGHGHHQSANAMSLKAGGSGSFTVAVDTSLADRDQWYFGEVTFTDQDGKAPMVHMPIAVYAGNSTDATVLSSTAGSTTPGVPVAAQTVFTNKSISDAATVSVSFPDTVTVASEPVATVTNATQSSFAYDASSKTATWTGTVNEPLGSLETGPSWLDSLPSLTDGFSPYTLSCSTSCDEGTLTLSLSSYGLSFMGQSISTLTLGTNGYIAFNGGSVSSSYYNDTMPSSRVSGAVLAPFWTDLDMTSTGGWYYQFITDGSDYYLVFEWKDVPLYDDDSGNTYTFQVLFKLNSDDVYVHYVSMGDMPENVTAGLQDASAVGSSLYVDGSGTVPASGTSFEVSHQAGGSVSLDYSVSASSLTAADDTLETSKGEAASIDLLSGLSGSRHAINSAVSGGSVSETAEAVLVVSPDGEAAAVSISSQPKHGKVTVADGTATYTPFHGYTGTDSFSYTLTDESGNASEPGTVTVTVTGSSNGHPGHGDHGNGYPGHGDHGDQHPGHNDHGKGHGNSGHSWWKWW; translated from the coding sequence GTGACACCCAATTCTCTTTTTAAACTCAGCCCGTTGATGCTTGCATTGGCGGCGGGCACGGCTCTGGCTGCCGAGCTCAAGCCTGCCGATAACTTCAAAGTATTTGACCAAGTCACCCTTCGGGGCGACAAAATCGACAAAGCCAACCTGCCCAGCCGCGAATATGTGGCCGACCAATATATCGTTGAATTTAACGACTCGCCGGTGGCCGCCAGCAGCGCGGTAGCGGTGTCCAGCAGCACAACAACAACCAGCACCAGCAGCCTGAAACCCAAAATCAATTTTGCCTCCAGCGCCGTTAAAAGCCACAGAGCCAAAATTAAATCTGAGCAGGCAACCGCCATTAGCTCCTTGGGCCGCAAATACCCCGGCGCCAAGGTAAAACGCCAATACAATGTGGTGTTCAACGGTATGGTGGTGCAGGGCAAGGGCATTGATATGGCCCAACTTAAAGCGCTGCCCAACGTTAAAGCGGTTTACCGCGATGAAGTGATCCAAGTGAAAATGGACCAGTCACTGCCGATCATTAACGCGCCAGAGGCTTGGGCGGAACTGGGCGGCCGCTCCACCGCCGGCCAGGGCATTCGCGTGGCGGTGGTAGACTCCGGTATTCGCCCTGAAAACCCGATGTTTGATGACGCTGGCATGCCAGCGCCAACCGACCTGCCAGACGACGATTACTGCCACACCACCGACCCGAGCTTTTGTAATAACAAGCTGATTGTGGCCCGCTATTACACCGCGTCGTCCAGCACCGCCAGTTATGAATACACCGACAGCCCCTTGGGCTGGAATGGCCATGGTACCCATGTCGCCGGCACGGCTGTTGGGGTGCCGGTGCAGGTGACCTATGGCGCTGGCACTTATGATATTTCCGGTGTGGCACCGGGTGCCTATTTGATGGCCTACAAGGCCCTTTATTACAACGGCTCTACTGCCAGCGGTTTGGGCAGTAGCTTGATTTCTGCCGTAGAAGACGCCGTGGCTGATGGCGCCGACGTTATTAATAACTCCTGGGGCGGCAGCGCCGGTGGCGACCCGAACCAGAGCGCGTACAAAGAAGTGTGGGAAAACGCCGAAGCGGCCGGGGTAGTGGTGGTGTCTGCCGCCGGTAACGACGGCAACAGCGAAAGCACCATTGGTTGCCCAGGCTGTGTGGAATCCGGCATTACCGTTGCCAACACCCAAACCGGCCGCAGTTTTGTTGAAACCCTCACGGTTGACGGCTTAGGTGACTTTAATGCCGTGGAAGGTACCTCTTCGGTACAGTTTGCAAGTGTTGACGACAGCGCCTTAACCGGCTCGATGATCGCCGCCTCCACCATTGATAGCGCCAATGTTGAAGGTTGTGATGCCTTCCCCGATGACGCCTTTGCTGGCAGCTATGCGCTGATCTCCCGTGGTAGCTGTACCTTTACCGTGAAAGCCGACAACGCCGCAGCGGCCGGTGCCATTGGTATGGTGGTGTATAACAGCGCCTCGGGTGCGCCCATTATTATGTCGATGGATGATGCCACCATTCCGGCGGTGATGGTTAGCCAAGATGACGGCGCCACCTTGGAAACTGCCGCCGCTGAAGGCGCCTTGAACATCACCATTGACCCAGACTTGGTTTCCTACGTTGACCCAAGCCTGGTTGATGTTATGAATAGCTCGTCGTCCCGCGGCCCCAATGGCGACAACAGCTTTATTAAGCCTGACTTGGCCGCCCCCGGCACCAACATTTTGTCGGCCTATTCCCCCGACGAAGCCGGTGATGCCGACACCCAGTTTGCGGTATTAACCGGTACCTCTATGGCCAGCCCCCATGTGGCCGGTTCTGCGGCCCTGGTGCTGGCAGCGCATCCTGACTGGACACCGGCTGAAGTGAAATCAGCATTGGTCAATACCAGTAACACCGCCGTGCTTGACGACGACGGTGAAACCCCGGCCACGCCTTTTGCCATGGGCGCTGGGCGCCTGGACGTTAGCCAGGCCATCAACAGTGCGTTGGCCTTGGCGCCGGTATCACTGTCAGGGCCAGACTGCGTGTCGGCATGCAGCTTTGAAGTCGATACCACCAGCCTGGTGGGCTACAAAGCCAGCTGGACCGGTGCGGTAAGCTTTGAGAACAGCACCGTCAGCGGCAGCTTGAGTGTGGACGGCCATGGCCACCATCAGTCGGCCAATGCCATGTCGCTTAAAGCTGGCGGCAGCGGCAGCTTTACCGTTGCTGTTGATACCAGCCTGGCTGACCGTGACCAATGGTACTTCGGCGAAGTGACCTTTACCGACCAAGACGGCAAAGCACCGATGGTGCATATGCCCATTGCCGTTTATGCCGGTAACAGCACCGACGCAACAGTGCTGAGTTCAACGGCGGGCAGCACCACCCCTGGCGTGCCGGTAGCGGCGCAAACGGTCTTTACCAATAAGTCCATCAGTGATGCCGCCACAGTATCGGTGAGCTTCCCGGATACGGTAACCGTTGCCAGTGAGCCGGTTGCCACCGTAACCAATGCCACCCAAAGCAGCTTTGCTTATGACGCATCTAGCAAAACTGCCACCTGGACCGGCACTGTTAACGAGCCGCTAGGTTCCCTTGAAACCGGCCCAAGCTGGCTTGACAGCCTGCCTTCGCTGACCGACGGCTTTAGCCCATACACCTTAAGCTGTTCCACTTCTTGTGATGAAGGCACCTTAACCCTGAGTCTGTCGAGCTACGGCTTGTCGTTTATGGGGCAAAGCATTTCTACCCTGACCTTGGGCACCAACGGTTATATCGCCTTTAACGGTGGCAGCGTGTCGTCTTCTTACTACAACGACACCATGCCCAGCAGCCGGGTTAGCGGTGCGGTGCTGGCACCGTTCTGGACCGACCTGGATATGACCAGCACCGGCGGTTGGTACTATCAGTTCATCACCGATGGCAGCGACTACTACTTGGTGTTTGAGTGGAAAGACGTACCGCTTTACGACGATGACAGCGGCAACACTTACACCTTCCAGGTGCTGTTTAAGCTCAACAGTGATGACGTGTACGTGCATTACGTGTCGATGGGCGACATGCCGGAAAACGTCACCGCAGGTTTGCAGGACGCTTCGGCCGTGGGTAGCTCACTCTATGTGGACGGCAGTGGCACCGTGCCCGCGTCTGGCACCAGCTTTGAGGTAAGTCACCAAGCCGGTGGCAGTGTCAGCCTCGACTACAGCGTTAGCGCCAGCAGCCTGACCGCCGCCGACGACACCTTGGAAACCAGCAAAGGTGAAGCGGCCAGCATTGACCTGCTCTCCGGCCTGTCTGGCAGCCGCCATGCCATTAATTCTGCGGTAAGTGGTGGTAGCGTTAGCGAAACTGCCGAAGCGGTACTGGTGGTTAGCCCCGACGGTGAAGCGGCAGCGGTTAGCATTAGCAGCCAGCCTAAACACGGTAAAGTTACGGTGGCTGACGGCACCGCCACTTACACGCCGTTCCATGGTTATACCGGCACCGACAGCTTCAGCTATACCCTGACCGATGAATCTGGCAACGCCAGCGAACCGGGCACCGTAACGGTGACTGTTACCGGTAGTAGCAACGGCCACCCGGGCCATGGCGATCACGGTAATGGTTATCCTGGGCACGGCGACCACGGTGACCAGCACCCAGGCCATAATGACCACGGTAAAGGCCATGGCAACAGCGGCCATAGCTGGTGGAAATGGTGGTAA